In Bacillus sp. DX3.1, the following proteins share a genomic window:
- a CDS encoding AAA family ATPase, with the protein MNKIDVLKQVLAQDEENGSIWYLIGVEYKEQGDIANALQALSKALQYGDQEWKDKVAAELGALSQALTSPKETIDVTEEGSHFEKNEHHVIERDPEKEKQLHTAYVNENVEENVIPMNVLQGGRSKQKREQDQITFEDVGGLHDVKKAIQMKIIKPFTSPGLFERFKKKVGGGILLYGPPGCGKTYIAKATAGECRAHFATMSITDILDPYVGVSEQNVREIFRHARSQKPCILFLDEMDALGFNRSKASGHPTLRTVIDQLLTEIEGIDTNTDKLLLIGATNMPWDIDPAFKRPGRFDKMIFVSPPDLDARSSIFQIKLAGKPISTIDYDMLAKETELYSGADIENVVELAVENVLGEIMTTGVERTVTMKDLTDAIVETKPSTLEWFRTIKNYIKYANESGAYDDVQAYLKRYKKI; encoded by the coding sequence GTGAATAAAATAGATGTGTTAAAGCAAGTGTTAGCGCAAGATGAAGAAAACGGATCGATTTGGTATTTAATTGGAGTCGAGTATAAAGAACAAGGAGATATAGCAAATGCGCTGCAAGCTTTATCGAAAGCCCTTCAGTATGGTGATCAAGAATGGAAAGATAAAGTTGCCGCTGAATTGGGAGCTTTATCACAGGCGCTTACAAGTCCGAAAGAAACAATAGATGTAACAGAAGAGGGGAGCCATTTTGAAAAAAACGAGCATCACGTAATAGAGCGAGATCCGGAAAAGGAAAAACAGTTACATACAGCTTATGTAAACGAAAATGTGGAAGAAAATGTGATTCCGATGAACGTGCTTCAAGGCGGAAGAAGCAAGCAAAAACGTGAGCAAGACCAGATTACATTTGAGGATGTCGGCGGTTTGCATGATGTGAAAAAAGCGATTCAAATGAAAATTATTAAACCGTTTACTTCACCAGGATTATTTGAACGTTTTAAGAAAAAAGTTGGCGGCGGCATTTTATTATACGGTCCTCCTGGCTGCGGCAAAACATATATTGCAAAAGCAACTGCAGGGGAGTGCAGAGCACATTTTGCGACGATGAGCATTACCGATATTCTTGATCCGTATGTTGGCGTGAGTGAACAAAATGTACGGGAAATTTTTCGACATGCTCGTTCCCAAAAGCCATGTATTTTATTTTTAGATGAAATGGATGCGCTTGGATTTAACCGGAGCAAAGCGTCGGGACATCCGACACTAAGAACAGTTATAGATCAATTGTTAACAGAGATCGAAGGTATTGATACGAATACAGACAAACTATTGTTAATTGGTGCGACCAATATGCCGTGGGATATTGATCCTGCGTTTAAAAGACCGGGTCGTTTTGATAAAATGATTTTCGTTTCCCCACCTGATTTAGACGCACGGAGCAGTATTTTTCAAATTAAGCTGGCAGGAAAACCAATTTCAACAATAGATTACGATATGTTAGCTAAAGAAACAGAACTGTATTCCGGTGCTGACATTGAAAATGTAGTAGAGCTGGCCGTAGAAAATGTTTTAGGAGAAATTATGACAACAGGTGTGGAACGAACCGTTACAATGAAGGACTTAACCGATGCTATAGTAGAAACGAAGCCGTCTACGTTGGAGTGGTTCCGCACGATTAAAAATTATATTAAATATGCAAATGAGAGCGGTGCATACGATGATGTACAAGCGTATTTAAAAAGATATAAAAAAATATAA
- the fumA gene encoding class I fumarate hydratase — protein MEKLQESMYQLIVETSTNLPKDVRRAIQRAKERESAGTRSAMALGTITNNIKMADDNISPICQDTGMPTFKIYTPVGINQLHIKEAIYGALEQATKNGKLRPNSVDSLFGDNSGNNLGPGTPVIKFEQWEKDYIDARLILKGGGCENKNIQYSLPCELEGLGRAGRDLEGIRKCLLHAVYQAQGQGCSAGVIGVGIGGDRTSGYELAKNQLFRTLDDVNPIPELEKLEDYVLENANKLGIGTMGFGGETTLLGCKIGVYNRLPASFYVSVAYNCWAYRRLGVNIHPETGEIIDWLYQEGEDTLEQEAQQEKNEQREIVLQAPITEEQIRELRVGDVVTINGMMYTGRDAIHKHLMDNDCPVDLNGQVIYHCGPVVVKDENENWKIKAAGPTTSIREEPYQGDIMKKFGIRAVIGKGGMGAKTLAALQEHGGVYLNAIGGAAQYYAECIKEVKDVDFLQFGIPEAMWHLRIDGFKAVVTMDSHGKSLHADVDKTSLEKLAEFKEPVFK, from the coding sequence ATGGAAAAGCTTCAAGAAAGCATGTATCAACTAATTGTTGAAACATCGACGAACTTACCGAAGGATGTTCGCCGTGCAATTCAACGAGCAAAAGAGCGAGAAAGTGCAGGGACTCGTTCTGCGATGGCACTTGGCACCATTACAAACAATATTAAAATGGCAGATGATAATATCTCGCCAATTTGCCAGGATACAGGGATGCCAACTTTCAAAATTTACACACCAGTTGGCATAAATCAATTACACATAAAAGAAGCTATTTATGGTGCGCTTGAGCAAGCGACAAAAAACGGAAAACTTCGTCCGAACTCTGTTGATTCACTTTTTGGCGACAATAGTGGGAACAACTTAGGACCAGGTACACCAGTTATTAAGTTTGAACAGTGGGAGAAAGACTATATTGATGCTCGTTTAATTTTAAAAGGTGGTGGCTGTGAGAATAAAAACATTCAGTACAGCTTACCTTGCGAACTAGAAGGACTTGGACGAGCGGGCCGTGATTTAGAAGGGATTCGTAAATGTCTTCTTCACGCGGTATATCAAGCACAAGGACAAGGGTGTAGTGCAGGTGTAATCGGAGTCGGTATCGGGGGAGACCGTACATCAGGTTATGAGCTAGCAAAAAATCAATTATTCCGTACATTGGATGATGTAAATCCAATTCCAGAATTAGAGAAGCTTGAAGACTACGTATTAGAGAACGCCAATAAGCTTGGTATTGGAACAATGGGCTTTGGCGGCGAAACGACTTTACTTGGTTGTAAAATCGGCGTATACAATCGTCTGCCAGCTAGTTTCTATGTGTCTGTTGCATACAATTGTTGGGCATATCGCCGCTTAGGTGTAAACATTCATCCGGAAACAGGTGAAATCATCGATTGGTTGTATCAAGAAGGTGAAGATACACTGGAGCAAGAAGCACAGCAAGAAAAAAATGAACAACGTGAAATTGTACTGCAAGCACCAATTACAGAAGAGCAAATTCGTGAGCTTCGCGTTGGTGATGTTGTTACAATTAACGGAATGATGTATACAGGCCGTGATGCAATTCATAAACACTTAATGGATAACGATTGTCCTGTAGATTTAAATGGACAAGTCATTTATCACTGTGGTCCAGTTGTTGTTAAAGATGAAAATGAAAATTGGAAAATTAAAGCTGCAGGTCCAACGACAAGTATTCGTGAAGAGCCATACCAAGGCGATATTATGAAAAAGTTTGGTATTCGTGCGGTCATCGGTAAAGGCGGCATGGGTGCGAAAACATTAGCTGCACTTCAGGAGCATGGCGGTGTATATTTAAATGCGATCGGCGGTGCCGCGCAGTATTATGCGGAATGTATTAAAGAAGTAAAAGACGTAGACTTTTTACAATTTGGTATTCCAGAAGCAATGTGGCATTTACGTATTGATGGATTTAAAGCAGTTGTAACGATGGATTCACACGGTAAAAGCTTACATGCCGATGTCGATAAAACTTCACTTGAAAAATTAGCAGAGTTTAAAGAACCGGTATTTAAATAA
- the pdaA gene encoding delta-lactam-biosynthetic de-N-acetylase, with protein MKHKWLYIGLIFSIMMAFVPASVFAYTNTPNHWGIPRAKDETPPDAGKRFTDLLRNNGGFYLGDMKKKDIYLTFDNGYENGYTGKILDVLKEKKVPATFFVTGHYIKGQKDLLKRMVNEGHIIGNHSQTHPDFTTVNDAKLREELQSVTDEIKNVTGQKEVKYLRPPRGIFSERTLALAKDMGYYNVFWSLAFIDWKIDQQRGWQYAHNNVMNMIHPGAIILLHAVSKDNTEALAKIIDDLREKGYHFKSLDDFVKSNQP; from the coding sequence ATGAAGCATAAATGGTTATATATAGGTCTCATTTTTTCAATTATGATGGCATTTGTTCCGGCTTCTGTATTTGCTTATACAAACACACCAAATCACTGGGGAATTCCGCGGGCGAAAGATGAAACGCCACCAGATGCTGGAAAGAGGTTTACTGACTTACTACGTAACAACGGTGGTTTTTATCTAGGGGACATGAAGAAAAAGGACATATATTTAACATTTGATAACGGATATGAAAATGGATATACTGGAAAAATCTTAGACGTATTAAAAGAAAAGAAAGTACCAGCAACTTTTTTTGTGACAGGACATTATATAAAAGGACAAAAAGATTTATTAAAAAGAATGGTAAACGAAGGACATATTATTGGGAATCATTCACAGACACATCCAGATTTCACAACAGTAAATGATGCTAAACTTCGTGAAGAGTTGCAAAGTGTAACAGATGAAATTAAGAATGTAACCGGACAAAAGGAAGTAAAATATTTACGTCCACCACGTGGGATCTTCAGTGAACGTACATTGGCATTAGCAAAAGATATGGGGTATTATAATGTATTTTGGTCACTTGCTTTTATTGATTGGAAGATAGATCAACAACGAGGCTGGCAGTATGCTCACAATAATGTAATGAATATGATTCATCCAGGGGCAATTATTTTATTACACGCAGTATCAAAAGATAATACAGAAGCACTTGCAAAAATCATTGATGATTTACGAGAGAAAGGGTATCATTTTAAAAGCCTAGATGATTTCGTAAAAAGCAATCAACCGTAA
- a CDS encoding DNA-3-methyladenine glycosylase yields MWSEHVTLEYPYHFDEVLRRLSFDPLNAVNLEDKTIQVPLIVDGEHIVVRVQGIGTLEKPQFWISSQMGEQEQIMKRIHSIFQWNQSFHDMQNHFINTSLRPLFETFAYTPLILEFDYFACLLRCIIHQQVHLKFATTLTEQFVKRYGTEKNGVFFFPTPERVANITVEELRNQKFSQRKAEYIVGLAKHIAEGKLHLEELEAKTDQEVTAQLLPLRGIGAWTVQNFLLFGLGRQNMFPKADIGLQRALQGLFQLENKPDDAFLEQMKQECEPYCSYAALYLWKSIE; encoded by the coding sequence ATGTGGAGCGAGCATGTTACGTTAGAATATCCATATCATTTTGACGAAGTGTTAAGGCGGCTATCTTTTGATCCGTTGAATGCTGTGAATTTAGAAGATAAAACAATTCAAGTCCCACTCATCGTAGATGGAGAACATATTGTTGTACGCGTGCAAGGGATTGGCACGCTTGAAAAGCCACAATTTTGGATTTCAAGCCAGATGGGTGAGCAAGAGCAAATTATGAAACGTATTCATTCAATTTTTCAATGGAATCAATCCTTTCATGATATGCAAAACCATTTTATAAACACATCATTACGTCCGCTTTTCGAAACATTTGCATATACACCACTTATTTTAGAGTTTGACTATTTTGCCTGCCTTCTTCGCTGTATTATTCATCAACAAGTCCATTTGAAATTTGCAACTACACTTACAGAACAATTTGTAAAAAGGTATGGAACAGAGAAGAATGGCGTTTTCTTTTTTCCAACACCTGAAAGGGTAGCAAATATTACAGTAGAAGAATTGCGAAATCAAAAGTTTAGTCAGCGAAAGGCTGAATACATCGTTGGACTTGCGAAACATATTGCGGAAGGTAAGTTACATTTAGAAGAACTAGAGGCAAAAACAGACCAAGAAGTAACAGCACAGCTATTGCCACTGCGAGGCATCGGTGCATGGACGGTACAAAACTTCTTACTGTTTGGGCTAGGGCGTCAAAATATGTTTCCGAAAGCAGATATCGGGCTTCAGCGTGCACTTCAAGGATTATTTCAATTAGAGAATAAACCGGATGACGCATTTTTAGAACAAATGAAACAAGAGTGTGAACCATACTGCAGTTATGCAGCGTTATATTTATGGAAAAGTATAGAGTAG
- the rlmD gene encoding 23S rRNA (uracil(1939)-C(5))-methyltransferase RlmD, with the protein MIQKQHESKLEVGQTFPVTIKRLGINGEGVGYFKRQVVFIPGALPGEEVVAETTKIQRGFAEAKVKKIRKASPHRVKPPCPVYDECGGCQLQHLAYQEQLNQKRDIVVQAFEKYMNGSMEADIRPTLGMGDPWHYRNKSQLQVGRKDEKVITGLYKQNSHQLIDISHCMIQHKATNEATKVVRRILEKLNISIYNEKKQKGLVRTIVTRAAVQTGEVQVTLITTKEELPNKDQFIAEVQKQMPTVKSIMQNVNWRKTSVIFGDKTFRLAGKEVIQETLGDLSFELSARAFFQLNPEQTVVLYNEAKKAAALTGTEKIVDAYCGVGTIGLWLANDAAEVRGMDVIPEAIEDAKKNAKRHGFTNTKYEAGKAEQWLPKWVKEGWRPDVIVVDPPRTGCDDKLLETILKVKPKQVVYVSCNPSSLARDVKALMQSYEVEYVQPVDMFPHTAHVENVVKLVRK; encoded by the coding sequence ATGATACAAAAACAACATGAGAGTAAGTTGGAAGTTGGTCAAACGTTTCCTGTGACAATTAAACGTCTTGGGATTAACGGAGAGGGCGTTGGTTATTTCAAGAGACAAGTTGTCTTCATTCCAGGGGCATTACCAGGAGAGGAAGTAGTTGCAGAAACAACTAAAATTCAGCGTGGTTTTGCTGAAGCGAAAGTGAAAAAAATCCGTAAAGCGTCACCACATCGCGTAAAACCGCCATGTCCTGTATACGATGAATGCGGCGGTTGTCAGTTGCAACATTTAGCGTATCAAGAGCAATTGAATCAAAAGCGTGATATTGTTGTACAGGCATTTGAAAAGTATATGAACGGAAGTATGGAAGCGGATATTCGTCCGACACTTGGCATGGGAGATCCGTGGCATTATCGCAATAAAAGTCAATTGCAAGTAGGACGTAAAGACGAAAAGGTTATTACAGGATTATACAAACAAAACTCACATCAATTAATTGATATTTCTCATTGTATGATTCAGCATAAAGCAACGAACGAAGCAACAAAAGTTGTAAGACGTATATTAGAAAAACTGAACATTTCTATTTACAATGAGAAAAAACAAAAAGGTCTTGTACGTACAATTGTGACACGTGCTGCGGTTCAAACAGGGGAAGTACAAGTCACATTAATTACAACAAAAGAAGAACTGCCAAATAAAGATCAATTTATCGCAGAAGTACAAAAACAGATGCCAACTGTAAAATCGATTATGCAAAACGTGAACTGGCGTAAAACATCTGTTATTTTCGGTGATAAAACATTCCGTTTAGCTGGGAAAGAAGTCATTCAAGAAACACTTGGTGATTTATCATTTGAATTATCAGCACGCGCTTTCTTCCAGTTGAATCCAGAACAAACGGTTGTTTTATATAATGAAGCGAAAAAGGCTGCTGCGTTAACAGGTACAGAAAAAATTGTTGATGCATATTGCGGCGTTGGTACAATTGGACTTTGGCTTGCGAATGATGCAGCGGAAGTACGCGGCATGGATGTAATTCCAGAAGCGATTGAAGATGCGAAGAAAAATGCGAAGCGTCATGGCTTTACAAACACGAAGTATGAAGCTGGAAAAGCAGAACAATGGTTACCGAAATGGGTAAAAGAAGGATGGCGTCCAGACGTAATCGTGGTTGATCCACCGCGTACAGGTTGTGATGACAAATTACTCGAAACGATTTTAAAAGTGAAACCGAAACAAGTTGTTTACGTTTCTTGTAATCCTTCATCATTAGCACGTGATGTGAAAGCATTGATGCAGAGCTATGAAGTGGAATATGTGCAGCCGGTTGATATGTTCCCGCATACGGCGCATGTTGAGAATGTAGTTAAGCTTGTTAGAAAATAA